CAGCTGCGGGAGCCGCCGGCTCGCCGGTCCGAAGACCGGGCGCGCGTTGTCGGTGATGAGGAACTGCGACTGGTGACACGGGCAGAGCAGCCGGTTGGTCTGCTGCTCGTAAAGACTAGCCGGGCAGCCCGCGTGGGTGCAGATCTTGGAGAACGCCGCGTAGTTGCCCCACATGTAGTCACCGTGGCCGACCCGGGAGTTGGCCTCCCGGGACGCCTGCGCGTCGTCCTCGCGCAGGTGGATCAGGAGCGTCGGGGAGTCGGCGTGCTTGTTGCTCACGCCCTCCTCGATCCCGGGGAAGACGGTGAGCTGGCCGCCCGCGCTGACGTCCGCCGGACGGATCGGTCGGCCGTCCTCGCGGACCAGCCGGATCCGCTCGCCGCCCTCGGCGGGCGCGAAGCCGGTGGTGAACATCTGGTTGTTCTTGTGCGGGTCGGAGATCAGGCCACCGACCAGCGGGGCCGCGGCCACCGCGCCGACCGGCGCGAGACCGGCCAGCAGCGAGATGCCGAGCAGCGGCCGGCGCCGGACGCCCATCTCGTCGGCGAGGAAGAGCATCGTCTCGCCGGTGATCTTGCGGTCCTCGGGCGAACCGGGCTGGTCGTGCCGGTCCTGGATCGAGACCTCCTTGGGCAGCAGCTTCTTGCCCCAGGTGAGGATGCCGAAGCCGATGCCCAGCAGCGCCAGGCCGAGGGTCAGGCCGAGCAGCGGGGTGTAGTACTTGTCGCCACCCCGGCCGGCCTCCCACTTCCACGGCCACCAGATGTAGACCACCAGGAACGCGGTCGCGGCCAGGCCGGTCAGCAGGAACATCGCGGCGACCAGCCGGGTGATCCGGCGCTCCGCCTTGGTGCCCGGGACGACCTGCGGCTCGTAGTGGACGATCTCGATGTCGTCCCGCCGCGCGCCCTCCTGCATGATCTCGAACCGGGAGAGCCGGGGGTCGTTCACGTCGAGCGGCTCCCGGCCCTGCTGGGCCTGGTGCTCGGTGTGCGTGCTCATGCCGTCACCTCGCTACGGGCGGTGCCGGCGGCCGGCACCACAGCACTGAAACCAATGATCCGTCCGGTCACGACTTGCCCGCAATCCACAGGCTCGCGAAGACCAGCGCCACGATGCCGACCAGGAAGATCGCCAGACCCTCGGTCGACGGGCCGTACCGGCCCAGGTTGAAACCACCCTGGTCCTGGGTGTTCTTCAGGTTCTCCTGGATGTAGGCGATGATCTCCGCCTTCTGCTCCGGCCGCAGCTGGTTGTCGCCGAAGACCGGCATGTTCTGCGGGCCGCTCAGCATGGCGGCGTAGATCTGCCGGTCGCTCGCCGGGCGCAGGCTCGGGGCGTACTTGCCGGAGGAGAGGGCGCCGCCGCCACCGCCGAAGGCGTGGCACTGCGAGCAGTTGATCCGGAACAGCTCACCACCGGCGGAGACGTTCGCGCCCTGGTGCAGGTCGTTGCCCGCGGGGACCTGCGGGCCGCCGCCGAGCTCCTGGATGTACTGACCGAGCTGACGCACCTGCTCGTCGGTGAACTGCGGCGGCTTCCGCATGGCCTGGGCTTCCTGCCGGGCCATCGGCATCCGGCCGCTGCCCACCTGGAACTCGACCGAGGCGGAGCCGACGCCGATCAGGCTCGGGCCGCGCCCCTCGATGCCCTGGGCGTTGCGACCGTGACAGGTCACACAGCTCACGTCGAACAGCGCCTTGCCCTCACCGGCGGCGGCGCTCAGCGGCGGGTTGTCCTGCGCCTGCGCGCCGGGGGCGAAGACGGTGTAGGCGCCACCGGCCAGCATCAGCGCGGCGAACAGCCGGACCGCGGCGCCCAGCCGGCGGCGGCCCCTGCTGCGCGCCACGGGCCGCCCGCGCAACAGCGCGAGCAGACCGCGTCGGCGGTCGTTGTCAGAAGTCATGACCTGTGTCCTTAACCGGGTTGGACCTTGTCTCAGGGGACGGAGCAGCGGCGCTGTTCGTGACGCGCCAAGATCACTGAAGCCAGTAGATCATGGCGTAGAGCCCGATCCACACGACGTCGACGAAGTGCCAGTAGTAGGACACGACGATGGCCGACGTGGCCTGCGCCGGGGTGAACCGGCCCATGGTTGTGCGGATCATGAAGATGATGAACGCGATGAGACCGCCGGTCACGTGCAGACCGTGGAAGCCGGTGGTCAGGTAGAACATCGACCCGTACCCGTCTTCGTTGATCTTGACGCCCTCGTGCACCAGGTTGCGGTACTCGTTCGCCTGACCGAGCACGAAGATCAGACCCATCACGAAGGTGATCGTGAACCAACGCCGCAGGGCGTGGACGTCGCCCTTCTCGGCCGCGAAGACACCGAGCTGGCAGGTCACCGAGGACAACACCAGGATCACCGTGAAGGTGGTCGCGTAGGGGATGTTGAGAACCTCGGTGTGCTTCTCCCACTGCTCCGGCGCCGCCGCGCGGATCGAGAAGTACATCGCGAACAGCGCCGCGAAGAACATGAGTTCGCTGGAGAGCCACACGATCGTCCCGACGCTGACCATGTTGGGACGCGTCAGGGAGTGGATCCGGCTCTTGTCAATGGCTGGGGCCGCAGTCACGCGGTCATTATTGCCCTTGACCGGGGCCGGCGATCAGCGGGGTGGCAAACCAGCGCCCTTCGTGGCCCGATCGGGGTGGTCCGGTTCGCCTGGCATACGCTGAAAAGCGTGCTGCACGTCGATCCGATCTTCGCCGCGACCTCGGCCGCGCCGCCGAGTCTGGCGGCGGCAGGCGAGGCGCTCCCGCCCCCCTTCACCCTGGCCCGGGTGTTCACCGAGACCCGGCTGGACAGCTGGCTCGCCCTCGGGCTCGTCGTGGCCGCCGGCCTCTACCTGTACGGCGTGCACCGGCTGCGCCTGCGCGGGGACCACTGGCCGGTGCTGCGCACGGTCAGCTTCCTCGGCCCCGGTCTGGGCGGTGTCGCGGCGGTCACGGTCAGCGGGCTGGGCGCGTACGACACCGTGCTGCTGTCGGTGCACATGGTCCAGCACATGGTGCTGTCGATGATCGCGCCGATCTTCCTGGCGCTGGGTGCCCCGGTGACCCTCGCCCTGCGTACCCTGCCGGCCCGGGGGCGGCGGCGGCTGCTGGCGGTCGTGCACAGCCGGATCGCGCGGATCTACAGCTTCCCGCTGGTGGCGTTCGCCATCTTCGTGGTGAACCCGTTCGCGCTCTACTTCACCGACCTCTACCACTTCACGCTGCAGCACGAGTGGGCGCACGAACTGGTGCACGCGCACTTCATCATGACCGGCTGCGTGTTCTTCTGGCCGCTGGTCGGCCTGGACCCGCTGCCCGGCCGCTGGCCGTACCCGGCCCGGGCCCTGCTGATGGTGCTCTCCGTGCCGTTCCACACCGTGCTCGGTCTCACCATCATGCAGAGCACCACGCTCTTCGGCGGCGACTGGTACCCGGCACTGAACCTGACCTGGTCCGACCCGTGGAACGACCAGAAGGTCGCCGGCGGCGTCCTGTGGGCCGGCGGCGAGTTCGTCAGCGTCACCATGCTGGCCGTGCTGGTGCTGCAGTGGATCAAGCAGTCGGAGCGCGAGGCCCGCCGGACGGACCGCGAGCTGGACCGCCAGGAGGCCCGCCAGCGCGCCGCGGAATCACCCGCCTGAGCCCACCGCCGGGGTACGCGGGGCGGCTCATCCCGCGGAATGTGATGCCCGCTACGATCAGCGGGCAGCTACGAAGGTGGGAGTCAAGCCAGTGAGCGATCGTCTGTGCACCGTCCTGCTCTACAGCGACGACCCGCAGGTCCGGGACCGGATGCGGCTGGCCGTCGGCACCCGACCGGCGCCCGGCCTGGAGATCGAGTTCGTCGAGGCCGCCGACTACGCCGAGTGCGTCCGCCTGGTCGACGACTACGAGATCGACCTGCTCCTGCTCGACGGTGAGGCCTCCCCGGGCGGCGGCCTCGGCATCGCCCGGCAGATCAAGGACGACCGCGCCGACGCCCCACCCACCTGCCTGGTGATCGCCCGGGCGGCGGACCGCTGGCTGGCCGCGTACGCCCAAGTCGACGCCACCCTGATGCACCCGCTCGACCCGGTGACGACCGGCACCACCGTCGCCGAGGTGCTCCGGCGTACGCCCGCCGCCGCCTGACCCGTCTCCCCCGGCGCCACGGCATCGCCGCCGTGGCGCCGCCGCCGTTCCACATCCCCATCCGCACGCTCGGGAGGCCCACCATGGGCGAACGGACCTGGCCGCTGCTGCTCAACGCGCTGCTGCGTGGCGACGAACTCTCCACCGCCGACACGGCGTGGGCGATGGACGAGATCATGACCGGCGCGGCCAGCCCGGCGCAGGTGGCCGCCTTCGCGGTGGCGCTGCGCGCCAAGGGCGAGACGCCGGCCGAACTGGCCGGCCTGGTCGAGGCGATGCTCGGCCGGTCGGTCGAGGTGCAGCTGCCCGAGGAGCTGCGCCGCACCGCGCTGGACGTGGTCGGCACCGGCGGTGACCTCGCCCACACGGTGAACATCTCCACCATGACCGCCCTCGTGGTGGCCGGTGCCGGGGTCCGCGTCGTGAAGCACGGCAACCGGGCCGCCTCCTCCCTCTGCGGCACCGCCGACCTGCTCGAACACTTCGGCATCCCGCTGGACCTGGGCCCCGAGCAGGTGGCCCGCTGCGTCGCGGAGGCCGGCATCGGTTTCTGCTTCGCCGCCCGGTTCCACCCGGGAATGCGGCACGCCGGCCCGGTCCGCCGGGAGATCGGGGTGCCCACCGCGTTCAACTTCCTCGGTCCGCTCACCAATCCCGCCCGCCCCCGGGCCGGCGCGGTCGGCTGCTTCGACCTGCGGATGGCCCCGGTGATGGCCGCCGTCTTCGCCGCCCGCGGCGACTCGGTGATCGTGCTGCGCGGCGAGGACGGGCTCGACGAGTTCACCACGGCGGCACCGACCCGGGTCTGGGTGGCGCAGCAGGGCACCGTGAGAGAGGCCCTGCTGGACGCGGCCGACCTCGGGGTACCCCGGGCCACCCTGGCCGACCTGCGGGGCGGGGACGCGGCGTACAACGCCGGGGTGGCCCGCCGGCTGCTGGCCGGTGAGCCCGGTCCGGTCCGGGACGCCGTGCTGATCAACGCCGCCGCCGCGCTGGCCACCCAGGGCCCCCTCGACGGCGACCTGCCCGAGGCGCTGCGGGCCGGGATGACCCGGGCCGCCGAGTCCATCGACTCCGGAGCCGCCGCCCGCACCCTCGACCGCTGGCTCCAGGTCGCCACCTCCCTCTGACCCCCACCCCCTCGCCCCCCTCGCCCGCCTCGCCCCCGCCTCGCGCGCCGATCATGGACTGGTGGTGCCCGGAACGCGTACTTCGCGAAATAGGTGAGGGGCCACAACTTCATGATCGACCGGCTGGTCAGGGGCGACGGTGGTGGGGCCGGGCGTGATTGTCGGGGGTGGCTGGTAGCAAGGCGGTGACCGTGGTGGGGGCGGTCCGGGAGTGTCGGACCGGCGTGCCAAACTACACGGGAGTAATTTCCGTTTTCCGCCGATGGCGGCCCTGCCCGTCGGCGGGCACCGGAGCGAGAGGAGACGCCCGTGTCGGACCGCGAGCTCTACTGCGACACCTGCGAGGGCGTTCAGCTGTTCGAGGTTCCGCCCTGCGTCGACGACCACGGCGTCGACTGCCCCGA
The Micromonospora sp. R77 DNA segment above includes these coding regions:
- a CDS encoding ubiquinol-cytochrome c reductase iron-sulfur subunit, with protein sequence MSTHTEHQAQQGREPLDVNDPRLSRFEIMQEGARRDDIEIVHYEPQVVPGTKAERRITRLVAAMFLLTGLAATAFLVVYIWWPWKWEAGRGGDKYYTPLLGLTLGLALLGIGFGILTWGKKLLPKEVSIQDRHDQPGSPEDRKITGETMLFLADEMGVRRRPLLGISLLAGLAPVGAVAAAPLVGGLISDPHKNNQMFTTGFAPAEGGERIRLVREDGRPIRPADVSAGGQLTVFPGIEEGVSNKHADSPTLLIHLREDDAQASREANSRVGHGDYMWGNYAAFSKICTHAGCPASLYEQQTNRLLCPCHQSQFLITDNARPVFGPASRRLPQLPIEVDEEGFFVAKSDYTETIGPDFWERP
- a CDS encoding cytochrome c, which gives rise to MTSDNDRRRGLLALLRGRPVARSRGRRRLGAAVRLFAALMLAGGAYTVFAPGAQAQDNPPLSAAAGEGKALFDVSCVTCHGRNAQGIEGRGPSLIGVGSASVEFQVGSGRMPMARQEAQAMRKPPQFTDEQVRQLGQYIQELGGGPQVPAGNDLHQGANVSAGGELFRINCSQCHAFGGGGGALSSGKYAPSLRPASDRQIYAAMLSGPQNMPVFGDNQLRPEQKAEIIAYIQENLKNTQDQGGFNLGRYGPSTEGLAIFLVGIVALVFASLWIAGKS
- a CDS encoding heme-copper oxidase subunit III, yielding MTAAPAIDKSRIHSLTRPNMVSVGTIVWLSSELMFFAALFAMYFSIRAAAPEQWEKHTEVLNIPYATTFTVILVLSSVTCQLGVFAAEKGDVHALRRWFTITFVMGLIFVLGQANEYRNLVHEGVKINEDGYGSMFYLTTGFHGLHVTGGLIAFIIFMIRTTMGRFTPAQATSAIVVSYYWHFVDVVWIGLYAMIYWLQ
- a CDS encoding cytochrome c oxidase assembly protein — translated: MLHVDPIFAATSAAPPSLAAAGEALPPPFTLARVFTETRLDSWLALGLVVAAGLYLYGVHRLRLRGDHWPVLRTVSFLGPGLGGVAAVTVSGLGAYDTVLLSVHMVQHMVLSMIAPIFLALGAPVTLALRTLPARGRRRLLAVVHSRIARIYSFPLVAFAIFVVNPFALYFTDLYHFTLQHEWAHELVHAHFIMTGCVFFWPLVGLDPLPGRWPYPARALLMVLSVPFHTVLGLTIMQSTTLFGGDWYPALNLTWSDPWNDQKVAGGVLWAGGEFVSVTMLAVLVLQWIKQSEREARRTDRELDRQEARQRAAESPA
- the trpD gene encoding anthranilate phosphoribosyltransferase, giving the protein MGERTWPLLLNALLRGDELSTADTAWAMDEIMTGAASPAQVAAFAVALRAKGETPAELAGLVEAMLGRSVEVQLPEELRRTALDVVGTGGDLAHTVNISTMTALVVAGAGVRVVKHGNRAASSLCGTADLLEHFGIPLDLGPEQVARCVAEAGIGFCFAARFHPGMRHAGPVRREIGVPTAFNFLGPLTNPARPRAGAVGCFDLRMAPVMAAVFAARGDSVIVLRGEDGLDEFTTAAPTRVWVAQQGTVREALLDAADLGVPRATLADLRGGDAAYNAGVARRLLAGEPGPVRDAVLINAAAALATQGPLDGDLPEALRAGMTRAAESIDSGAAARTLDRWLQVATSL